CGCGGCCCCGTCGCCGCCGAAGACGTCGAGCGGTTGGAGGCCGACTTCGCGGCGCACGAGCGGTTCCGGCTCCTCGTGCGCGCCGAGGACTTCGACGGTGTCCGCCCCGGCGCCTTCACGGCGGAGCTTCCCCACATGAAGCAGGAAGCCCTCCGCCGCATCGAGCGCTACGCCGTCGTCGGCGGGCCAGGCTGGCTGGTGGGGCTCGTCCGCGCCTTCGCCCCGCTGCTCCCGATGGAGGTCCGCCACCTCGAGGCCGATGAGGAAGCCGAGGCATGGGCATGGCTGCGCGAAGCGTCCGCGACGTCTGAATCGACCACCGAATCCTCCGCTGCCGCGCCCGGCATTGAGGAGATCCCCACGACGAGTCGGAGCACGCTCGCCTTCGCCGTCACCGGCCCCCTCACCGCCGCCGACTACGAGCGGACGTTCACGCCGCGCCTGAAAGAAGTCGCTCGTGGGCACGACGCGGTCGACGTCCTCCTCCGGTTCGATGACTTCGACGGGATGACGCTCGGGGCGTTGAAGGAAGACGCGAGCCTCGTCACGTTCGTGGACCAGCTCCGCCACATCGCCATTGTCGGCGGACCGGCCTGGATGGCGGCGGCGTCGAAAGCGCTCGCCCCGCTGCTCCCCCTCGACGCCCGCTTTTTCGCCGCCGACGACGAGGCCGAAGCGTGGGCCTGGCTGGACGCTGCGCCGGCACCCATCGAGGCCTCATTCGCCCCATGAACCCGCTCTCGCCCGTGCGCGCTCTCGCCTTCC
Above is a genomic segment from Rhodothermales bacterium containing:
- a CDS encoding STAS/SEC14 domain-containing protein; this translates as MIELLASPAPHVVAFRISGSVDTSDVKTAAAALDRALNLHEQLSLFADLRPLEGISLGRLLRDLRFSFSQLGRFDRYYRVAVVTGEEWIETVATWEGKLIPGAEGEAFATEQHDEALAWIAERPVPARPGIAAVDAEPSESAGGTPILAYALRGPVAAEDVERLEADFAAHERFRLLVRAEDFDGVRPGAFTAELPHMKQEALRRIERYAVVGGPGWLVGLVRAFAPLLPMEVRHLEADEEAEAWAWLREASATSESTTESSAAAPGIEEIPTTSRSTLAFAVTGPLTAADYERTFTPRLKEVARGHDAVDVLLRFDDFDGMTLGALKEDASLVTFVDQLRHIAIVGGPAWMAAASKALAPLLPLDARFFAADDEAEAWAWLDAAPAPIEASFAP